A window from Fusarium musae strain F31 chromosome 8, whole genome shotgun sequence encodes these proteins:
- a CDS encoding hypothetical protein (EggNog:ENOG41), protein MGSIHQPHSETYPDQNGYYGQFGGNFYPPEAHQALEELATKYQELRHSSSFNQTLNKVRIGLQGRPTPIHHLENISREVGGAQIFVKREDLNHTGAHKINHCVGFALLAKAMGKTKLIAETGAGQHGVALATAAAYFGLECEIHMGGIDTEKQKSNVGRMQILGARVVAATEGQSALKEASDSAFNAYVEQQEHALYAIGSAIGPHPFPLIVRDFQSVIGKEAREQFLTMTDGTLPEHVVACVAGGSNAMGMYSAFIDDTEVKLLAVEPLGRSEKLGQHAATLSYGRPGTLHGAKTLVLQRDEGKPAPVSSVASGLVYPGIGPEMAMLHNVGRISVSTVGNDDVISTFFRMAKSEGIIIALESAHAIAFAIRLAAQRPSSERILVNLSGRGDKDVDYVLEHHGTGSEIQSC, encoded by the coding sequence ATGGGAAGCATCCATCAACCTCACTCAGAAACTTACCCAGACCAGAATGGCTACTATGGCCAGTTCGGCGGCAACTTCTACCCACCCGAAGCTCATCAAGCACTCGAAGAATTAGCCACCAAGTACCAAGAACTCCGCCATTCATCCTCCTTCAACCAAACCCTCAACAAGGTCCGCATCGGTCTCCAAGGCCGCCCAACACCTATCCACCATCTTGAGAACATCTCGCGCGAAGTCGGCGGTGCTCAGATCTTCGTCAAGCGTGAGGACTTGAACCACACAGGCGCACACAAGATCAACCACTGTGTCGGTTTCGCACTCCTCGCTAAAGCAATGGGAAAGACGAAACTCATCGCTGAGACGGGGGCTGGTCAACACGGTGTTGCGCTCGCAACTGCAGCGGCCTATTTCGGTCTTGAGTGTGAGATTCATATGGGAGGTATCGATACCGAGAAGCAAAAGTCCAATGTTGGTCGGATGCAAATTCTTGGAGCAAGAGTTGTTGCTGCTACCGAGGGGCAGTCTGCGTTGAAAGAGGCCAGTGACTCGGCTTTCAATGCATATGTTGAACAACAAGAGCATGCGCTATATGCGATTGGGTCGGCGATTGGACCTCATCCATTTCCACTGATTGTGAGAGACTTTCAGTCTGTGATTGGCAAAGAGGCGCGAGAGCAATTCCTCACCATGACTGATGGTACATTGCCTGAGCATGTCGTTGCGTGCGTCGCTGGTGGATCCAATGCGATGGGGATGTACTCTGCGTTCATTGATGATACAGAAGTGAAGTTGCTTGCGGTAGAACCGCTGGGACGATCCGAAAAACTCGGTCAGCATGCAGCGACACTCTCATACGGCAGACCAGGTACGTTGCATGGCGCAAAAACGCTGGTTCTCCAACGAGACGAAGGCAAGCCTGCTCCCGTCTCATCTGTAGCCTCAGGGCTCGTCTATCCGGGCATTGGACCTGAGATGGCCATGCTTCACAATGTCGGGCGCATATCAGTCTCAACGGTCGGCAACGACGATGTTATCAGCACATTCTTCCGCATGGCCAAGAGTGAAGGCATCATCATTGCTCTGGAGAGCGCACATGCAATCGCATTCGCCATACGACTAGCAGCGCAACGGCCTTCATCAGAGCGGATCCTGGTCAATCTATCCGGGCGAGGAGATAAGGATGTAGATTATGTTCTCGAGCATCATGGAACTGGTTCAGAGATTCAGAGTTGCTAA
- a CDS encoding hypothetical protein (EggNog:ENOG41), with the protein METNDEQGQRQSSARSKKQRTSRKYRGLTCANCRAKKVRCEGSQPTCKTCEVYHVECHYDKPPPLSQVVAMARKLQEAEETIERLQGGDSYTSHNMRASIAESVAPASSSFAAEDLSTRLPLSSGLNIEPIALKTSPATHQSRLQDPPRPTTGIEGASQDGLAIDLSVDEHGKICYYGPTSAVHEPLGLASPSTNSMSRGDGSKRTDVRAYLVSRARESTIWEDFALGNASLRLGLPRQVMAKLLHLHWTWVAPMFMWAYRPAFMRDMTTGGRYYSELLLLVLCAHASKYYDSDHAQLLFSRVRFLLGDEIQKPSSIPTTQALLQLSARELAQGSISQAWLYSGMAFRMSADLGLQHNGPDIADLKGLDPVDLEIRKRLFWSCYFWDKAISLYTGRLPAVTELPQSPIDFMDDSAESDVWSPYYEDTSPLTRLAPSQYPVMKSHAMSCFANSCKLSVIINDIIVQLYSKRSRAITESSLNDIKARLETWRAESPVHLRYDPEYLPNICPPPHIISQNLLYFSTVILAHRPFWSAPAYYQVCMSAALSMEKLLLMLESTFGFENITYLMGYCIYTGASAVLEDAKNNDGATHPTMQTFLRALNRGMARCPLLERSLHIIIKGLKRTPVQRPAPDQSLSDNTVTANMNSYIPAFPYLDPVSPNDFDMDAYLNSMSMDAMASLDCYPELQIDLDEMMRHEPV; encoded by the exons ATGGAGACCAATGACGAGCAAGGGCAGCGACAGAGCTCCGCTCGCTCCAAGAAACAGCGGACGTCTCGCAAGTATCGAGGTCTGACATGTGCCAATTGCCGTGCAAAGAAG GTTCGATGTGAAGGGAGTCAACCAACCTGTAAAACATGCGAGGTCTACCATGTCGAATGTCACTATGACAAACCCCCGCCGCTGTCGCAAGTTGTTGCCATGGCGcgcaagcttcaagaagccGAGGAGACGATTGAGCGCCTTCAGGGTGGTGACAGCTACACGAGTCACAACATGAGAGCTTCCATTGCCGAGAGTGTAGCTCCCGCATCAAGCTCCTTCGCTGCTGAAGACTTGTCAACACGATTGCCCTTATCATCAGGGCTCAACATAGAGCCCATAGCCCTGAAAACGTCGCCTGCCACACATCAAAGCCGCCTCCAAGATCCTCCTCGACCAACCACAGGTATCGAAGGTGCGTCGCAAGACGGATTGGCGATAGATCTCAGCGTGGATGAACACGGCAAGATATGCTATTACGGCCCAACATCTGCTGTTCATGAGCCTCTTGGTCTCGCATCGCCATCTACAAACTCGATGAGTCGCGGGGACGGATCTAAGAGGACTGACGTCCGCGCTTACCTGGTATCGCGAGCTCGAGAATCGACCATTTGGGAGGACTTTGCGCTTGGGAATGCATCGCTCCGACTTGGATTGCCTCGACAGGTTATGGCAAAGCTTCTTCACCTGCACTGGACCTGGGTTGCTCCCATGTTTATGTGGGCGTACCGGCCGGCATTCATGC GTGACATGACGACCGGCGGCCGTTACTACTctgagcttctcctcctcgtgtTATGCGCTCATGCCTCGAAATACTACGACAGTGACCACGCGCAACTACTCTTCTCCCGTGTTCGATTCCTCCTCGGTGACGAAATACAGAAGCCCAGTTCTATACCTACTACCCAAGCTCTTTTGCAATTGAGTGCCCGGGAACTCGCTCAAGGCTCCATCTCCCAAGCATGGCTGTATAGTGGGATGGCCTTCAGAATGTCCGCCGACCTTGGATTGCAGCATAATGGGCCTGACATAGCCGACCTCAAGGGACTAGACCCAGTAGACTTGGAAATCCGAAAGAGGCTATTCTGGAGCTGCTATTTCTGGGACAA AGCTATCAGCCTTTACACAGGGAGACTTCCAGCAGTGACCGAGCTGCCGCAAAGCCCCATTGACTTCA TGGATGACTCTGCAGAGTCTGATGTATGGTCGCCATACTACGAAGACACTTCACCACTTACTAGACTAGCACCGAGCCAGTACCCCGTGATGAAAAGTCACGCTATGTCATGCTTCGCAAACTCGTGTAAGCTCTCTGTCATCATTAATGACATAATAGTACAACTCTACTCAAAACGAAGCAGAGCTATAACCGAGTCGTCGCTGAACGATATCAAGGCACGTCTAGAGACATGGCGTGCCGAATCACCAGTGCATCTGCGTTATGACCCAGAGTATCTACCCAACATATGTCCGCCTCCCCATATTATCTCTCAGAA CCTCCTTTACTTCAGCACGGTCATCCTCGCCCATCGCCCATTCTGGTCAGCACCAGCCTACTACCAAGTCTGTATGAGCGCAGCGCTCAGCATGGAGAAACTCCTCTTGATGCTTGAATCAACCTTTGGCTTCGAGAATATCACGTATCTCATGGGGTATTGCATCTACACAGGTGCTTCAGCTGTGCTCGAAGATGCGAAGAACAATGATGGTGCCACGCATCCCACTATGCAGACCTTTCTTAGAGCCCTCAACCGTGGCATGGCAAGATGTCCGCTCCTTGAGCGCAGCTTGCACATAATCATAAAAGGCCTGAAGAGGACGCCAGTTCAACGGCCAGCACCTGATCAGTCGTTATCCGACAACACGGTCACTGCTAACATGAACAGCTACATCCCAGCCTTTCCGTATCTTGACCCCGTAAGCCCGAATGACTTTGACATGGATGCGTACTTGAATAGTATGAGCATGGATGCTATGGCCTCGTTGGACTGTTACCCAGAGCTACAGATTGATCTTGATGAAATGATGAGACATGAACCGGTTTAG
- a CDS encoding hypothetical protein (EggNog:ENOG41) — MGQSSSQQSTSEPYLAKPSGSCCLKGTIHWGESRGTWETIANVETYISKPAPEKANGNILLYFPDVWGMFPNGLLVMDAFADAGYLVLGLDYFRGDPVWKHRKDRHTQNPDFDYEAWKRKHTAFADVAVPKWVAAVKKSYGTNTAKFACVGYCFGAPYVCNELKGDTVAAGAFAHPAFLKEHHFTDLKKPLFLSCSEVDHTFDVPSRRRALDILQTNKKVFHYQVFSGVEHGFALRGDPKDPYQRWVKEQSLAGIVAWFDYWLSQ, encoded by the exons ATGGGGCAATCATCTTCACAACAATCCACCAGTGAGCCATACCTTGCTAAACCAAGTGGCAGCTGCTGTCTCAAAGGCACGATCCACTGGGGCGAGTCAAGAGGCACTTGGGAAACCATCGCAAACGTCGAAACATACATCTCAAAACCAGCACCCGAAAAGGCAAATGGAAACATCCTACTATACTTTCCAGATGTATGGGGCATGTTCCCCAACGGGCTGCTAGTCATGGATGCTTTCGCAGACGCAGGCTATCTAGTCTTGGGGCTCGACTACTTCCGTGGA GACCCTGTTTGGAAGCATCGCAAAGACCGGCATACCCAAAATCCTGACTTTGACTACGAAGCCTGGAAGCGCAAGCACACTGCCTTTGCGGATGTTGCTGTGCCCAAATGGGTAGCCGCTGTCAAGAAGAGCTATGGAACAAACACAGCAAAGTTTGCTTGTGTCGGCTACTGTTTCGGAGCGCCTTACGTGTGCAATGAGCTGAAAGGTGACACGGTGGCAGCAGGCGCTTTTGCTCACCCAGCGTTCCTCAAGGAGCATCATTTTACAGATCTCAAGA aGCCTCTATTTCTCTCATGCTCGGAAGTTGATCACACGTTTGATGTGCCTTCTCGACGTCGAGCGCTGGATATTCTACAGACCAACAAGAAGGTCTTTCACTACCAAGTATTTTCTGGTGTTGAACACGGATTTGCTTTGAGAGGTGACCCCAAAGATCCTTACCAGC GCTGGGTAAAGGAACAGAGTCTGGCAGGTATCGTGGCATGGTTCGATTATTGGTTGTCGCAATAG
- a CDS encoding hypothetical protein (EggNog:ENOG41): MSLDMASPAVDNEKHLGSQNQDEQNLERHGYVQQTKRNFSLTAMVATCVNLMATWEALSSSLAELASSYPTAGGQYHFVAKLSPKTSRPLTSWFAGYISTLGWIASAGSAPFLAGTQIQGLLVLNYPDSYVFQRYHGTLLFWAVLLGSACICIFCSNKLPLIEKLTLVLHVTFFIAIIVTMAVTSPTKHSAEWVFSHFENNSGWGNDAVAWSIGLLSSCYVLIGYDGATHLSEEMNNAEMGVPRAMVGCLLVNGPLGFAFLLIILFFMGDISTALATPTGFPIIEIFLHMTGSVAAATTMTAMITVMACLSTVPLLTAAARIMWAFARDGGLPFAERIASVDKRRQIPTVSIAVVSFLLMLLSLINIGSTTAFNAILSLAVVSLQASYLLPILLLIWRRLFRPDTLRWGPWRLGKAGLPINIIAVIYLMYTCIFLLFPPYQPITAVNMNYASVVLGGALVFGCIYWPLRASKRYVGPLTDAEVLEGTLH; this comes from the exons ATGTCTCTCGATATGGCATCTCCTGCAGTTGACAATGAGAAGCATCTTGGTTCGCAGAACCAGGATGAACAGAACTTGGAGCGCCATGGCTACGTTCAGCAGACAAAG CGCAACTTCTCGCTTACTGCCATGGTTGCGACATGTGTCAACCTGATGGCAACATGGGAAGCACTATCTAG TTCCTTGGCTGAACTCGCATCAAG CTATCCTACCGCCGGCGGACAATATCACTTCGTCGCCAAGCTAAGTCCGAAAACGAGCCGACCCTTGACCAGCTGGTTCGCTGGATACATCTC AACGCTAGGCTGGATAGCTTCTGCTGGTAGTGCCCCCTTCCTCGCCGGAACGCAAATCCAAggcctcctcgtcctcaactATCCCGATTCCTACGTCTTCCAAAGATATCATGGCACACTGCTGTTCTGGGCTGTCCTTCTGGGCTCCGCTTGCATTTGCATCTTCTGCAGTAACAAGCTGCCGCTCATCGAGAAGTTGACTCTCGTGCTACACGTTACCTTCTTCATCGCAATCATAGTCACAATGGCCGTGACTTCACCGACCAAACACTCGGCCGAATGGGTCTTTTCCCACTTCGAGAACAATTCTGGATGGGGCAACGACGCCGTAGCTTGGAGTATAGGACTTCTCAGCTCTTGCTACGTCCTTATCGGCTATGATGGTGCCACCCATCTTAGTGAGGAGATGAACAATGCTGAGATGGGTGTACCTAGGGCTATGGTTGGATGTCTCCTGGTTAACGGTCCTTTGGGGTTTGCCTTCCTCCTTATAATTCTCTTTTTCATGGGAGATATTTCGACGGCTTTGGCTACACCTACGGGGTTCCCCATCATTGAGATCTTCCTCCATATGACCGGCAGTGTTGCGGCTGCTACTACCATGACTGCTATGATCACTGTTATGGCTTGCTTGTCGACAGTTCCTCTCCTCACGGCAGCGGCTCGCATCATGTGGGCGTTTGCTAGAGATGGAG GCCTTCCCTTTGCTGAGCGTATTGCAAGCGTTGACAAACGTCGACAAATCCCCACAGTATCCATTGCCGTTGTCAGCTTCCTGCTTATGCTGCTGAGTCTCATCAACATTGGTTCTACGACAGCCTTCAATGCTATCCTATCCCTTGCGGTTGTTAGTCTACAGGCCTCGTACCTCCTTCCAATCCTCCTGTTGATCTGGCGGCGCTTATTCCGCCCGGATACTCTGCGCTGGGGTCCTTGGAGGCTCGGCAAAGCAGGCCtacccatcaacatcattgcAGTTATTTATCTCATGTATACCtgcatctttcttcttttccctcccTATCAGCCAATCACTGCGGTGAACATGAATTATGCATCTGTTGTGTTGGGTGGCGCTCTGGTGTTCGGCTGCATCTATTGGCCTTTGAGGGCAAGCAAGCGATATGTTGGTCCACTGACCGATGCTGAAGTTTTAGAGGGAACACTACATTAG
- a CDS encoding hypothetical protein (EggNog:ENOG41), which translates to MKASHILVLTAPLLALAAPTPSNSQLSKKAEAESFFLQTDVGWFDGGDRKRAISEDSSAKKRAPADADTDAESFFLQTDVGWFDGGDKKRATGGAGSKDLCDDNEPRPEDYDEDLSSVSTFSCASRNGYDYGTDDICEYHMKLDTEGPDSDKELDKNDPDDIEYLEMKMDRRRRKRIANTEAMGGRDEGKAREIQRTNERGIKRGEEEGTSED; encoded by the exons ATGAAGGCCTCTCATATTCTGGTGCTCACCGCTCCCCTACTTGCTTTGGCAGCACCTACGCCTTCCAACAGCCAACTTtccaagaaggccgaggccgagagcttcttcctccaaaCCGATGTCGGCTGGTTCGACGGAGGCGACAGGAAACGTGCGATTTCTGAGGATTCCTCCGCCAAAAAGCGTGCTCCAGCTGACGCTGACACTGACGCTGAaagcttcttccttcaaaCAGATGTTGGGTGGTTTGATGGCGGTGACAAGAAGAGGGCAACAGGTGGTGCCGGATCGAAGGA TTTGTGCGACGACAACGAGCCACGTCCTGAAGATTATGATGAGGATCTTTCTAGTGTTTCCACTTTCTCCTGCGCCTCTAGAAATGGCTATGATTATGGCACCGACGATATTTGCGAGTATCACATGAAATTAGACACGGAAGGCCCAGATTCAGACAAAGAGCTCGACAAGAACGATCCAGATGACATCGAGTAcctcgagatgaagatggatcGGCGCCGCCGCAAGAGAATTGCGAACACAGAGGCAATGGGAGGAAGAGATGAGGGAAAAGCGCGAGAAATACAGAGAACAAATGAACGAGGAATCAAGAGAGGGGAGGAGGAAGGAACCTCAGAAGATTAA
- a CDS encoding hypothetical protein (EggNog:ENOG41): MVPSAASETSDYIPVAKWPTLQEMADGFREHLMPASNKLQGKYFEHTYDNGWKISHDFGDDSVTWKILEGEGAGLTAPAKYEAFEVRPDIFFVDFLKPDYNEVVSLITNTVTGQAIAAVSGFKDDNGERRTFTSFINAVAFGGKPVEPFQATDELIGKHVLYRYTPRDAYEHVYLNKGTMTWHCLSGTERGIADAEKCQMLKLGDNLYMLFWTETVMPVESIVVIDLENMRSTGRFYCWDPKPKEAVHVRFGSYATVLAETSPLETLRKVSQSKL, translated from the coding sequence ATGGTTCCATCAGCTGCTTCAGAGACCTCAGACTACATCCCTGTAGCTAAATGGCCAACCCTCCAGGAAATGGCCGATGGCTTCAGGGAGCACCTCATGCCAGCATCCAATAAGCTTCAGGGCAAATACTTTGAACATACTTACGACAATGGTTGGAAGATATCTCATGACTTTGGTGACGATAGCGTCACGTGGAAGATCCTCGAGGGAGAAGGGGCAGGTCTTACTGCGCCAGCCAAGTACGAGGCTTTCGAAGTACGCCCAgatatcttcttcgtcgactTCCTCAAGCCTGACTACAATGAAGTCGTCAGCTTGATCACTAACACAGTCACTGGACAAGCCATTGCTGCTGTATCAGGCTTTAAGGACGACAATGGCGAACGCAGGACGTTTACCTCTTTCATCAACGCAGTCGCATTCGGAGGGAAGCCAGTTGAGCCATTCCAAGCCACTGATGAACTCATTGGGAAGCACGTTCTGTACCGATATACTCCCCGAGATGCTTATGAGCATGTTTATCTCAACAAGGGTACCATGACGTGGCATTGTCTCAGCGGCACAGAGAGGGGTATCGCAGATGCTGAGAAGTGCCAGATGCTCAAGCTGGGAGACAACCTGTACATGCTGTTCTGGACTGAGACAGTTATGCCTGTTGAGTCAATCGTTGTGATCGACTTGGAGAATATGAGGTCTACTGGGCGTTTTTACTGCTGGGATCCAAAGCCAAAGGAGGCTGTGCACGTGCGATTTGGGTCTTATGCTACTGTTCTAGCAGAGACGTCGCCGTTGGAAACGTTGAGAAAGGTTTCGCAGAGCAAGCTTTAG
- a CDS encoding hypothetical protein (EggNog:ENOG41), whose protein sequence is MASAQNIIKCAVLSTGRRISYSIARNSQDGLWIVLSNSFGADTTLYQPVAQRLASSGYRVLSYDHPGHGQSTPVKEFDNVEMEELINDIDELLRVLHIDSIRVWVGVSLGAASGIYLACRHPKLIQNLAYCACPPSSFGALGIMPLEVFDKMRAQAEADGTTANVIRQMHYGWASKEWLDEHPDQDERLKLASSTLSLDGLRAMMTLQKNKRFDMRPLVPQLLESCEEVMFVKGDHDAHLNPLVDMMRDLVVKTAREKGIRGDVKIVTVPDSGHVMYLENESYFVDVIKEFIS, encoded by the coding sequence ATGGCCTCAGctcaaaacatcatcaagtGCGCCGTCCTTTCTACAGGTCGCAGGATATCTTACAGTATCGCAAGAAACTCACAAGATGGCCTGTGGATTGTCCTATCCAACAGTTTCGGCGCTGACACCACGCTGTATCAGCCTGTTGCCCAGCGACTCGCTTCATCAGGCTACCGCGTCCTAAGCTACGACCATCCCGGCCACGGCCAAAGCACTCCCGTGAAAGAATTCGATAATgtcgagatggaagaactGATCAACGACATCGACGAACTCCTTCGCGTGTTGCACATCGACAGCATCCGCGTTTGGGTCGGCGTCTCACTTGGTGCAGCCAGCGGTATCTACCTAGCCTGCCGTCACCCAAAGTTGATCCAAAATCTTGCATACTGCGCATGCCCTCCTTCGTCTTTCGGCGCTCTCGGCATAATGCCACTTGAAGTCTTTGACAAGATGCGCGCCCAGGCTGAAGCAGATGGGACTACTGCGAATGTCATTCGGCAAATGCACTATGGCTGGGCGAGCAAAGAGTGGCTTGATGAACACCCAGACCAAGATGAACGGCTCAAACTTGCTAGTTCAACTCTGAGTCTCGATGGCTTGCGTGCGATGATGACGTTGCAGAAGAATAAGCGGTTTGATATGCGGCCGCTCGTACCTCAGCTTTTGGAAAGCTGTGAGGAGGTAATGTTTGTGAAAGGAGACCACGATGCTCATCTCAACCCTTTAGTGGATATGATGAGAGATTTGGTAGTCAAGACTGCGCGAGAGAAGGGTATCAGGggtgatgtcaagattgTTACCGTGCCGGACTCGGGCCACGTAATGTACTTGGAGAACGAGAGCTATTTTGTTGATGTTATCAAGGAGTTCATTTCTTAG